A single window of Balaenoptera acutorostrata chromosome X, mBalAcu1.1, whole genome shotgun sequence DNA harbors:
- the FOXR2 gene encoding forkhead box protein R2 yields the protein MDLKLKNPGFWCSLHGQVPGLLDWDMGNEFFLPCTTDQCPLAEQNLAKYRLRVMETPKVPQERRLSPEKDSPKSELNLWMWVNPNIVCPLGSQEAPKPSEKEDLASIHPSPQLLPKDEVSNCSEDTVMESLPSSCSKQSPPQKRFTSSPSDWELTEEETEEQDNNSSVALQSPNKGECFQSQKLWQGDSQERKSWPRPPLSYRHLIALALRNSPPCGLNVQEIYSFTKQHFPFFWTAPGGWKNTIRHNLCFLGSFEKAPVSLQDGSNARTRPGLWRLTEEGHRRFQEETRALASARKESIQQCMSQPHVMTSLFDL from the coding sequence ATGGATCTAAAACTAAAAAATCCTGGGTTCTGGTGCAGTCTCCATGGCCAGGTCCCAGGGCTGCTGGACTGGGACATGGGAAATGAGTTCTTCCTGCCTTGCACCACAGACCAGTGCCCCTTAGCTGAGCAGAACCTTGCCAAATACAGACTCAGAGTAATGGAGACCCCAAAAGTACCTCAAGAGAGGAGACTCAGTCCTGAAAAAGATAGTCCTAAATCTGAACTCAACCTGTGGATGTGGGTGAATCCCAACATTGTGTGCCCCCTTGGCAGCCAGGAGGCCCCAAAGCCCAGTGAGAAAGAGGATCTGGCAAGCATACATCCTTCCCCTCAGCTACTCCCAAAGGATGAAGTGTCTAACTGCTCAGAGGACACAGTGATGGAGTCCCTGCCATCTTCCTGCAGCAAGCAGTCTCCCCCACAGAAGCGGTTCACCTCTTCCCCAAGCGACTGGGAGCTCACAGAAGAGGAGACTGAGGAACAAGATAACAACTCCTCTGTGGCCCTCCAATCCCCAAACAAAGGGGAGTGCTTCCAGAGCCAGAAGCTATGGCAAGGCGACAGCCAGGAGAGGAAGTCCTGGCCCCGGCCGCCCCTCAGTTACAGACACCTAATTGCTCTGGCACTAAGAAACAGCCCCCCATGTGGCCTCAATGTGCAAGAGATCTACAGTTTCACCAAACagcattttccctttttctggaCAGCTCCAGGTGGCTGGAAGAACACCATCCGCCACAACCTCTGCTTCCTGGGCAGCTTTGAGAAGGCTCCAGTCAGCCTTCAGGATGGGTCCAATGCAAGGACAAGGCCTGGACTCTGGAGGCTTACTGAGGAGGGACACCGCCGCTTTCAGGAGGAGACTCGTGCCTTAGCCTCTGCTAGGAAGGAGAGCATTCAACAGTGCATGAGCCAGCCACATGTGATGACCTCCCTCTTTGACCTTTGA